GGGCCTCGCCCGCGACACCGCGCGCGAGTTCGACGACCTCATCGCGGGCGTCGAGACGGTCGACGACCTCGACGCCGTCGCCGAGGCCGGCGGCGACGAGGTCGAGGCCGCGGTCGAGAACCTCCGGAACGTCCTCGCCGCCGCCGACGACTTCGGCGCGGGCGAGTTCTGCGAGGTGTCGCTGACGACCGCCCGCGGGCTCGACTACTACACCGGCGTCGTCTTCGAGTGCTTCGACTCCACTGGCGAGGTGTCCCGCTCCGTCTTCGGCGGCGGGCGCTACGACGACCTGATCGAGAGCTTCGGCGGGCAGCCGACGCCCGCGGTCGGGGTCGCGCCCGGCCACGCGACGCTCAAGCTCCTCTGTCAGCGCGCCGGCGTCTGGCCCGACGAGGAGCTCTCGACCGATTACTACGTGCTCTCGGTGGGCGACACGCGGAGCGAGGCGGCCGCGCTCGCGACCGACCTCCGCGCGCTCGCCGACGACGTGGTCGTCGAGCAGGACGTCTCCGGCCGCTCGTTCGGCTCGCAGCTCGGCTACGCAGACTCGATCAACGCCGAGACCGTGGTCGTGGTCGGCGAGCGCGACCTAGAGAACGGCGAGTACACGGTGAAGGACATGGCGAGCGGCGACGAGACCACGGTTCCGGTCGAGGAGTTCCCGCCGGAGAGCGGACTCCCGACGTACGAGGACTACGAGTAGCGCCGCGGCGCGTCCGGGGGGCGAGCGCGGATCCCTGAACGCTTTTCAATCGCGCGCCGGGAGGGTGGGAACGATGATCCCGCTCTCGACGGCGATGCCCCCGACCGAGGTCGCTCTCCGCGTGGCCGCGGGCGTCGGCCTCATCCTGATAAACGCGTACTTCGTGGCGATCGAGTTCGGGCTGACGCGACTCCGTCAGTACCCCGAGTCGGAGATGGACAGTCCCGGGCTGCGGCGCGCGTGGGAGATGACCGACGACTTGGAGTTCTACCTCACGACCTGTCAGGTGTGGATCTCCGGGACCTCGATCGCGCTCGGTATCGTCGCCGAGCCGGGGCTCGCGGCGCTTTTCGCCCCGATATTCGAGAACACGACGTTCGCGTCCGCCGGTGCCGGCTCCCTCCTCGGCTTCTTCATCATCAACATGGTCCACCTGACCCACGGCGAGCAGACGCCGACGTACCTCGGCGTCGAGCGCTCGAAACAGGTCGCCGAGTACGGGGCCCGCCCACTCTACTGGTTCGCGTGGCTCATCTCGCCGCTGATCCGGTTCGGCGACTGGGTCGCGAAGGCCACGCTCGGGCTGTTCGGCGTCGAGATGACCGGCTCGTGGACCGAGGCCGAGGGGGAGGTGCTGGAGACGCGCGCCCAGCTCCGCACCCGGATCGGCTCGATGATGGAGGAGATCGAACTCCCGGCGGAGCGCCGCGAGGAGGTCCTGAACGCCCTCGACGTGGACCGAGTGACCGTGGCGGACGTGATGACCCCCGCGGGCGAAATCGTCTCGCTGACGACGACCGCGTCCGTCGAGGAGAACCTCGACCGGATCCGCGACACGCCGCACACCCGGTTCCCGCTCGTCGGCGACGACCTGACCGCGTTCGAGGGCATCGTGTACGCCCCCTCCATCGTGAGCCGCTTCGACGAGCTCCGGTCCGGCGAGGCGACGTTCGCGTCGATCGCCGCCCCGCCGATGACGATCACGGCGGACACGAGCGTCAGCGACGCGTTCGACCGATTTCAGGCGGAGGCGCAGGAGCTCGCCCTGGTGGTCGAAGACGGCGAGGTCGTCGGGCTCGTCACCGCGACCGACGCCCTCGAAGCGGTGATGGGACAGTTGGAGGACCCGCTGGACGCCGACAACGTATAACTGCTCCGTTGAGTCCGCGGAAGACGCTGAGATCGGGCCACTTCACAGTCGGTTCAGTACCACTATCGAGAGAATCCTGAGAAGCAATCTTGGTAGAGCGGTTGGAAGGTAGACATCCCCGGGTAGATTGACCTAGCAAAGTATCGGACTGTGATCATTCGGAACGAGAGGTTTCGGTTCGGGATCCGCCCGGATGGTATCGCCGCCGCTCTCTGGTTACCCAACAACGTCGGCTGAACCGGAGTGCTGTTTGTTATACCCCGAGGAAACGCGAGTCGGAACGACGCGCGGGGGAAAGACGGGCCAGATCAGGCCGGAGCGGCGAGGACGGTCACGGAGTAGGCCACGATTGCGTCGTTCGGATCCTCGGCCGTGACGGTGAGCGTAGTCTCTCCGCCGGCATCGGCTGTTTTCGTGTCGGATCCGGTTACGGCCACGTTCTCGTCGTTGCTATCCGTCCAGACGACTTCGCAGCCCACGTCGGCCGGATTCTCAGAATCGTTCGTGACTGTGATCGCCAGTTCGTATCCGTCGTCGGTGGCGGCGAGCGCGGTGGTGGAAACCTCCACCGGCCCTTCGGTCGTCACCTCCTCGTCAAGGTCCAGGTCAGACCCGCCGCCACCGAGGCAACCGGCGGTCGCGATTACCGATCCGGCCGCGGCGAGGCCGGTCGTTGTTTTCAACACGCTCCGTCGCGCTCGACTGCGTTCGTCCATCGTATCCCGACTTCCCCCGGTCCCGTATATAAACCCAAGGCCGGCATTGTCGCCACGAGATAACTACCGGATAAAACACGTTACAGAAAGTAGTGAACAGCGCAGCATAACCGAGGATAGCGAACCGAAGAGCAAGTACTTCGGGCGTCCGTCATAGTGTTCTTATAACTGATATCGCGGTGGCGCGTGCCTCCGAGTGGCCGCCGAAGGCGGCCGCGAGGAGCACGCGCGAGGGAGTCGCTGGCCCCGGAGCGAAGCGGAGGGTGCCAGCGACGAGGCTGGGGAGGCGTGAGGCTGCGGGGCCGTGCGGTAGGGGCGGCTGGGGCTCCGGCGGTGGTCACCGCCGACCTGCCGGCAATCAGTTACAAGTAACCGACTGCGCTCCCGGGTCCGCCTTCCGCGCCGTCGTTCAGTTCTTGTACGCCTCGCGCAGGAACACCAAGGCCCCGCCGAGCATCGCGAGGTTCCCGAAGAAGGCGAGCCGCTCGCCGCTCTTGTCGTCCTCGTCCGCGTTCCAGAAGTCGTGCATCGTCGCGGTGACGACCGTCAGGAAGGCGACCGCCGCGCCGGTCGCGACCCGGGGGAGCCGCCAGAGCGCGATTCCGAGGCCGGCGACCACCATCATGCCGGAGGCGAACGGCGCGGCGACCTCGGGCATCGGGACCCCGGCCGACTCGGCGTACTCCACCGTGTCGTCCATGTCGCGGAAGTCCTCCGAGGCCTGCGCGGCGAGGCCGACCCCGAGCAGTACGCGGCCGAGCCGCGAGGGCGCGCCGCGATCGGCCGACTCGTCGGCTTTCTCCGTGGGTTCGTCGTCGCTCATGTGGGTCACAACGCGACCGCGGCCCATAAATCGGGGTGGCGGGTCGCCTCCGCGGACAGCCGCCTCCACTCCATCACTCCCGCTCGATCCGCGCGAGCAGCCGCGCCGTCGCCGCCTCGTCGAAGGCGATCGGCCGCCGCCACCACGGTCCCTTCCCGGAGTCGCTCGACAGGTCGGTCACGATCGGGTTCGCCGCCGTCCCGGCCTCGGGCGCGCTCAGCGGGACGACGCGGTCGAAGAGGCCTGAGGCGTCGGGGTCGCCCGCGACGACGACCCGCGCGTCGAACGGGTCGCGTTTCAGGTGCGCGTTCGTCGGCGCGGCCTCGACGGCGGCAGCGCGCTCAACGACGCCGCCCCCGTCAGCTGAGACGGCCCAGTCGACGCGGATCCCCGCGAACAGGAACGCGCCCCACTGCGGCGGGAGGTCGTCGTCGACCGCGACGCCCCGTTCGCGGAGCCACTCCCCGCCGCGAACGTCCGCGCCCGTGTCGCCGACGCGCTCGTCGCCCGGTCCCCGCCAGTCGCGCGGCCGCAGCGACAGCGTCGCGTAGAAGAACAGCCAGTTGCCCGGGCCGAGCCCTGCGATCCGCCCGGCCTTCACGCCGTGGGGGTCGCCGTAGCTCGCGCGCTCGCGGCCGTGAGCGTCCGAGGACTCCGGATCCGCGTGGACGGGGACCTCCCGGAGTTCGCTCGGGAGCGCGAAGGGCAGATCGAGGTCGGCGTACGTCGGCAGCGGTTCGTCGACCGGAAATCGGTCGCGCGGTAGCGTCGCGGCCGGCTCCGGGATCGGGACGTACGCGAAGGAGCCGTCGGGGTAGACGGGCCCACGGAACCCGGGGTCGTTCGTGTTCGCGGCGACGTTGACGGCGACGGTGCGCGGGTCAGACATCGGTGCGCGACGGCGGTCAGTCCGCGGTCGCCGCGGTCGGCCCGTGTTCGATTTCGGTGCCAAGCAAGTCGAGGAACTGCGCGATCCACTCGGGGTGGTCGGGCCACGCCTGCCCCGTGACGAGGTTGCCGTCGGTCGTCACGCCGTCGACCCACGAGCAGCCGGCGGCCTCGACCTCGGGCCTGACGGCGGGGTACGCCGTCATCTCGTAGCCGTCGAGGACGCCCGCCGCCGCGAGGATCTGCGGGCCGTGGCAGAGCGACGCGACCGGCTTGTCCGCCTCGAAGAAGTGCCGGACCGCGTCCAGCACCTCGTCGTACCCGCGGAGGTACTCGGGAGCGCGCCCGCCGGGAACGACCAGCGCGTCGTAGTCCGCGGGGTCGACCTCGCCGAATCCGTGCGTGAGTTCGAAGTCGTGGCCGCGCTCCTCCAGATACGTCTGGTCGCCCCGGAAGTCGTGGATCGCGGTTTTTACCGACTCGCCGCCCTCTCGGTCCGGGCAGACCGCGTGGACCTCGTGTCCCACCGCCTGAAGCGCCTGAAACAGGACCATGATCTCGTAGTCCTCGCCGAAGTCGCCGACGATCATCAGTATCCGCTGTCCTGTCATGCGTGTAACACCACGCGGTGGTACGCGTCGCAATCTCATAACGATACTGGCGGGCGGTAGCATACCACGTCCCAACTGACGCGTGGTAGGCGACGATCGACCTCGACTGCGGTTCGCGGTGGCGCGTGCCTCCGAGTGGCTGCTGAAGGCGGCCGCGAGGAGCACGCGCGAGGTCGCCGGCGGCTTCGCCGCCGGCCGCAAGAGAATCTTCGATTCTCGCTGGACGCGGTGAGCGCCCGAAGGGCGCGAACCGCGAGGTTGGGGCGGCGTGAGGTGCGGGGCGGTGCTGTGCGGGGTGGGACTCGAAGGGGCAGTCGTGAGGCGGACGCAGGCGAAGGCAGGACCGCAGCGAGTGAGCGAAGCGAACGAGCGAGGACCGCCCCGAGCGTGCGTCCGCCTCACGACTGGGGCTTCGGTGGTGTTCGGGTCGACCGACCGTTCACGAGCGACCACGTCTTCGTATTGCCGAGCGGATCGTCCCCCAGTGGTCACCGCGAGAAGCTCGCAAAACCGCGAACCAACGTCTTATTGGTCCGTCGGGGGCGGCGAGGGGTTCTCCACGTCCGGCGGCTGAAGGTCCCGGCCGAACTCGTCGAACTGCGCTAAGTCGTCCGGCAGTTCGTACTCGATCTCGCGGTCGTCCTGGTTGTCGGGGAGCCGCCCGTCCTCCAGCTCCTCGGCGGTCTCCTCCCAGCCGGGCTTCACGCGCACGCTGCGGGCGGGCGAGCCGACCACGATGTGGTGATCGGGCACGTCGCCCTGAACCACGGAGCGCGCGCCGACGACGCTGTTCTCGCCGATCCGGCAGCCCGCTCGGACCATCGCGTCGTAGGTGACGCGCGCGTCGTCTTCGACGATCGTGTGGAAGTTCCGGACCGTGGTCTGGTCGACGATGTCGTGGTCGTGGCTGTAGAGGTGGACGCCGTCGGAGATGGACGCGCGGTCGCCGATCGTCAGCTTCCCGCGGTCGTCGAGGTGGACGTCGTCGTGGATCACGACGTTGTCGCCCACCTCGATGTTGTGGCCGTAGGTGACGGAGATGCCTTTGAAAAAGCGACAGTTGTCCCCGCACTCGGCGAAGAGGTGGTTGCCGAGCATCTGCCGGAAGCGGAGCGCGAACTCGACGTTGTCGGCCATCGGCGTCGCGTCGAACTGCCGCCAGAGCCACTGGAGGTGTTTCGAGCGCTGGAAGCGGTCCTCGTCTTTCTCGGCGTAGTACTCCGACTCCAGCGTCGCGTTACACGGGTCGTACCCCTGAAGGCGAACGCGCTCGGCCCGCGAGACGGACTCGCCGTCCCGCCACGCCTCCCACGCCTCGCGGTCGCCGTGGAGGTCGACCAGCACGTCGCGGACGACCTCGCAGGTGTCCTCGTCCGAGGAGAGCCGCTCGTCCACCTCGTCGATGAACCCTCGGACCCCGGCCTCGGCACCGTCGGGCAGGGACACGTGTCGCTTTGTCATCGGCCCACCTTCGTCGCCGTGGTTCAAATGGATTCGGTTGTGCGAACGCGGCGTCAGGGAGCGTCGCCGCCCGCACCTCCCGGCTCGCCGCCGACGCGCCGGTCCCGGTCCGGACCGAGCGCGACGCCGACGACGCTTAGCAGAATCAGGAACAGCACCGCGAGCATGAGACCGGTGGGGCCGTACCGGACGGTGAGGTCCGCGAGCCCGACCGCGGCGATCACCGCGAGCAGGAAGGCGATCACGTCGAGCGCGTCGTGGAGGGACTCGTCCATACGCGGGGGAACTCGCCGGTGACGCTTATAAACTGGGACGGTCGCTGTCGCCGGACCCGGCATCTCGGCGAACCGGCGCTACCGCGTCCCGAGAGCGACCGCGCCCGATAAGTGTCCCGACCGCCAACCGGGTGGTATGCAACACCGCGAACTGGGGAACTCCGGCGTGGAGGTCTCCGAGATCGGCTTCGGCGCGTGGGTCGTCGGCACCGACTGGTGGGGCGACCGCTCGGACGAACAGGCGGTCGGGATGGTCGAGGACGCGCTCGACGCGGGCGTCACCTACGTCGACACCGGCGACGTGTACGGCCACGGCGACAGCGAGGAGATCATCGGGAAAGCGATCGACGGCCGCCGCGACGAGGTGACGCTGTCGACGAAGATCGGCTACGACTTCTACGACAACCCGCAGGCGGGCCACGGCGAACTGCCGAAGGAGCTGAACCGCGAGTACCTCACGGAGGCGTTCGAGGCCTCGCTCGACCGGCTCGACACCGACTACGTCGACGTGCTCCAGCTACACAACGCCGACGTCGACGAGGTCACCCCGGAAGTGCGCGACCTCCTCGCGGAGTGGAAGGCCGACGGTCGCGTCCGCGCGCTCGGCTGGGCGCTCGGCCCCTCCATCGGCTGGCTCGCCGAGGGCGACGCCGCCGTCGAGTACGAGGAGTTCGACGCGGTTCAGACCGTCTTCAACCTCTTCGAGCAGGAGCCGGGGCGGCACTTCGTGGACACGATCCGCGAGAGCGGCTCGGACACCTCCGTCATCGCCCGCGTCCCGCACTCTTCGGGGCTGCTCAACGAGCAGGTGACCCCCGACACCGTCCTCGAGGACGGCGACCACCGCTCGCACCGCCCGAAGGAGTGGTACGAGACGGGCTGGGAGAAGGTCGAGGCGATCCGGTTCCTCGAAGAGCCGGACCACGCCGAGGGGACCCGGACGATGGCGCAGGCCGCGATCCGCTGGCTGCTCGCGCACGACGAGGTCGCCTCCGTCACGCCGACGTTCCGCGACGGCGACGACATCGCCGAGTGGAGCGCGGCGAGCGACGTGCCGTCCCTCTCCGAGGCCGAGTACGAGCGCCTCGACGACCTGTACGCCCGCAACTTCGACATCGACCGCGACGACGGGATGGACGTGCTCCGCACCTCCGTCGACGGCGACGACATCGAGGCCGCCGGTCTCGACAAGCGCGCCGCGTCGTACTGAGCGCCGGACTGACCGCCGGCCGATCCCCGATTCCGCCGTTCCGACCGGGCCCACTTCTTTCGCGTCGAAACCCTCGGACAGCGACGCCCCGTCACCGTGCGAGATCACTTTCACTCCGCACCGCCCCAGCGCCGCCGGTCCGCGATCGATCGGCGGGAATCCACGTCACGAGCGGGCCGCGAGCGGACCGCGGACGGGTCGCGTCGCTGGCGGTCGTAGGAACGGTGGCTCGGTCGAAACCCGTCGTCACAAGGGGCTCAGTGGGGGTAACCGACTCGTCATCGCCACCACACCGACGGTTGCGCGGTCGCGGATATAAATGGCTCGCGACCGGTCCGGAACCCGTTTTAACCCCGGCGACCTCGGACCCGCCATGCGGGAAGTGACGCTCCGGATCCACCACGCGGGGGAGCCGGAGTGCGAGGTGAGCGCGCGCCACCCGGAGGTCCGGTACCGGTCCGTCTCGTCGATGACCGGGAGCGGTCCGGAACGGAAGCGGATCGCCGAACTCACCGGTCCGTCGGCCGAGATCGAGGCGTTCGTCGAGGAGTTCCGCGAGTTCGACCTGATCGTCTCCGCCGAGCCGCTCGCGCCGATCGAGGGCACCCACGCGTACGTCGCGCTGACGATCGACGCGGAGGCGGCCGACTGGGAGGGGATCGGCGACCGCTTCTCCCGGATGGGGATCCACTACCGGACGGGGACGACCATCTCCGGCGGCGTCGAGCGCTGGACGGCGTACTTGGAGGACGACGACGACCTCTCCGCGGTGATGCGCGAGCTCGAACGCGGCGGCAACGAGGTGGAGCTGGCGCGGAACGTGGAGCTCGCGTCGATCGAGCGCTCGCCGCAGCTCCCGGCGTCCGGCCTCCTCGACGACCTCACCGACAGACAGCGGGAGGTCCTTGCGACCGCCATCGCCGCGGGGTACTACGACCACGAGGGCGGCGTGGGCGTCGAGGAGGTCGCGGCCGAACTCGGGCTCGGCTCGACGACGGTGTGGGAACACCTCTCGCGAGCCGAGTCGACGGTAATGAACGCGCTGTTCGACCGGTTCGCGGAGGGCGAGCCGGTCACCGCCGTCCGCGAGACGGACCGCTCGGACCGCTCGTAGGTCCGGTCGACGGTGTTCAGATAAGGTTTGAAAGTGAGGCGGTGCGTTTTCAAAGTGTTCTATGCCAGAAAACGACCGCCTCAGCGGCTGTTTAGACGAGATCAACTTAGAGTTTGTGGAGCGAGAAGCAACACCGAAGCTGTTGATGAAGCTCAGTATTCAGCTCCATTTGTCTGGACTATCGCTTTCGAATACTGTTTCGTTTCTTGAGGTATTCGGTGTTGATCGAGTTCGATCGACCGTTCATAACTGGGTTCACAAAGCCGACCTACAGCCGGAATCGGATCGGAACCCGAATCACGTCGCGGTTGATGAGACCGTGATTCAACTCGATACTGAGCAATATTGGCTGTACGCTGCTGTCGATCCCGAATCAAATGATCTGCTACACACACGGCTTGAACCGACGAGAAATAACGCGATCGCAGATCGGTTTTTCGCGGAACTCCGCGAAAAACACGACGTAGATGACGCGATCTTTCTCGTTGATGGTGCGGCTCCACTTCAGCGAGCCTGTCGTAAACACGGCCTCGATTTCAGATACGAACGACATGGAAATCGGAACAGCGTCGAACGTGTCTTTCGTGAGGTAAAACGCAGAACTACCAGTTTCTCAAACTGTTTCAGCAACGCCGAAGCAGAAACAGCAAACGAGTGGCTCAGATCCTTTGCCTTCGCATGGAATCAGCTTATCTGAACACTACCGTCCGGTCCCGAACAACGCTTTTGTACCTCCGGCACGCAGCGCCGCGTATGAGCGACGGAACCGTGTCCGTGCCCGACGAGCAGTACGAGCGGCTCGCGGCCCTCGCCGCCGCCCGCGGCGTGAGCCCCGAGACGCAGTTGGCCCGGCTCATCGACGACGCGTACGCCGGCCTCGACGGGGAGCCGGACTCCCCCGAGGGCCTCCCGCTCGGCGTCTCCGACTGCTCCGACGGGGAGTGAGTCGGCCGCCCGACGGGGGAGTCACCCCCGAGCCGCCGCGCCCGCCGAATCTCCTTCGCTCCTCCGATTTCTTCCGTCGTACCGCGATTCTCCTCACCGTCTCCGATCCGCTTTGCCGCCTCCGACTCGCTCCGTCGCATCCCCGATTCGCTCCGCCGTCTCCGACTCGCTCCGCCGCCCCTCTGCTCACTCCTCGTAGGGCCACCGTCCGCCGGTCTTCAACTCCTCGACGTACCCCTCGTCGATGGCGTCGCGGATCGACTCCCTCGACCGGTGGGTCGCCTCGACGTCTCCCGTCGCGAACCGGTAGACGGACGCGGCGACGAGCGTCGCCACCTCGCCGAGGTCCCGCGAGTCGAGCTTGTCGAGCGTGTCGGCGTGGGTGTGGCCCCAGCCGCGACCGGACTGGTCGCTCGTCGTCGAGACCATCACGGCCGGGATGCCCTCCTGAACGAACGCCCACTGGTCGCCGTGCGGCGAGATCGTCTCGCCGGTCGCGAGCGGCGCGTCGAACGCGTCGGTGGCCGACTCGAACACCGAACGCATCCCGTCGAACCCGTTCGTCCCCACGCGGAGATTCCGGGAGCTACAGCCCCCGTCGAGGTTGACCACGCAGGCGATCTCCTCCCGCGGCGTGGTCTCGGCGGCGTGGTACGCCCCCCACAGCCCGATCTCCTCCGAGCCGAACGTGACGAGGCGGACCCGCGTGTCGAGGTCGTCCTCGACCGTCGCGAGCAGTCGGCCGACCTCCGCGACGAGCGCCGACCCCGCGCCGTTGTCGTTCGCGCCGTCGCTCACGTCGTGAGCGTCGACGTGGGCGGTGAGGTACACCGCCTCGTCGGTGTCCGGCCCGACCTCCGCGACCGCGTTCACCGAGGTCGTCGGCTCGTTCCGGCAGTCGACGTCGAGCGAGACCGTCGGTCGCTCGTCGTCCGCCGGATCCCCGTCGCCCTCCGTCCCCGCTCCCTTCGCGAGCCGCGAGAGCCGGTCGCCGACCTCCTTCGAGACGCCCACCGCGGGGATCGGGCCGGGGCGGTTGTGGTAGCCGACCTCGCCGGTCGGCGGGAGCGCCCCCTCGATGTGGTTCCGGAAGACGAACCCGACCGCGCCGCGCTCGGCCGCCGCGACGTACTTCTCCATCCGGTGGATCCATCGGTCGTGGCTCTCCGGCGTGCGCGAGGAGGCCATCGCGACCGCGCCCTCAAGCGCGTCGCCAGCGGCCGCGAACTCCTCGTCCGTGCCGTCGCCGACGTCGACCAGCGGGGCCGTCGCCTCCCCGCTCGGCGTGCCCGGAAGCGCGATCACCTCGTGGGAGTGCTCGTGGTGACGCTCGACCGGTCCCGACACCGACAGCGACGAGTCGCCGCGCCACCAGCCGGGGATCTCGAACTCGTCGAGGCCGGCGTTCCGCAGGCCGGCCGCCTCGAACGCCTCGACGACGCGCTCAGCGCCGCGGCGTTCGCCGGCCGACCCGGCCATGCGGTTCCCGATGTCGGTCAGGTCGGTGAGGAGGTTCCACCCGAAGTCGCTCGTCCGCGCGTCGCCCACGACGCGGTCCGGTAGCTCCGTCATACGGCGTGGTTGGACCGGGACCGAAAAGGGGTTGCGGGTACCGGCGGTGCGGCCGGCTCACTTCCACTCGTGGGCGTCCTCGGCGGTCCCCATCTCGCCTTTTGCCTGCCGCGGGGCCCGGCGCAGCGTCAGCGTCAGCACGCCGAGGTAGAAGCAGACGACGAGCCCCAAGACGAGCGCTCCGGGGATCGCGCCCACCGCGGCGGTTCCGACGACCCCGCTCT
This genomic stretch from Halorubrum hochsteinianum harbors:
- the hisS gene encoding histidine--tRNA ligase; translation: MYDGLKGFRDFYPGEQSARREVTDAIEDAASRHGFREIATPALERTEMYVDKSGEEIVEELYAFDDKGGRGVSMTPELTPTVARMVVEKGQELSKPIKWMSTRPFWRYEQVQQGRFREFYQTNIDVFGSSAPEADAEVLAVAADALTSLGLTGDDFEFRVSHRDILGGLVRALADDPDAVDAEAAIRAVDKRAKVDDAEYVGLLSDAGLARDTAREFDDLIAGVETVDDLDAVAEAGGDEVEAAVENLRNVLAAADDFGAGEFCEVSLTTARGLDYYTGVVFECFDSTGEVSRSVFGGGRYDDLIESFGGQPTPAVGVAPGHATLKLLCQRAGVWPDEELSTDYYVLSVGDTRSEAAALATDLRALADDVVVEQDVSGRSFGSQLGYADSINAETVVVVGERDLENGEYTVKDMASGDETTVPVEEFPPESGLPTYEDYE
- a CDS encoding CNNM domain-containing protein — encoded protein: MIPLSTAMPPTEVALRVAAGVGLILINAYFVAIEFGLTRLRQYPESEMDSPGLRRAWEMTDDLEFYLTTCQVWISGTSIALGIVAEPGLAALFAPIFENTTFASAGAGSLLGFFIINMVHLTHGEQTPTYLGVERSKQVAEYGARPLYWFAWLISPLIRFGDWVAKATLGLFGVEMTGSWTEAEGEVLETRAQLRTRIGSMMEEIELPAERREEVLNALDVDRVTVADVMTPAGEIVSLTTTASVEENLDRIRDTPHTRFPLVGDDLTAFEGIVYAPSIVSRFDELRSGEATFASIAAPPMTITADTSVSDAFDRFQAEAQELALVVEDGEVVGLVTATDALEAVMGQLEDPLDADNV
- a CDS encoding DoxX family protein → MSDDEPTEKADESADRGAPSRLGRVLLGVGLAAQASEDFRDMDDTVEYAESAGVPMPEVAAPFASGMMVVAGLGIALWRLPRVATGAAVAFLTVVTATMHDFWNADEDDKSGERLAFFGNLAMLGGALVFLREAYKN
- a CDS encoding DJ-1/PfpI family protein: MTGQRILMIVGDFGEDYEIMVLFQALQAVGHEVHAVCPDREGGESVKTAIHDFRGDQTYLEERGHDFELTHGFGEVDPADYDALVVPGGRAPEYLRGYDEVLDAVRHFFEADKPVASLCHGPQILAAAGVLDGYEMTAYPAVRPEVEAAGCSWVDGVTTDGNLVTGQAWPDHPEWIAQFLDLLGTEIEHGPTAATAD
- a CDS encoding acyltransferase; this encodes MTKRHVSLPDGAEAGVRGFIDEVDERLSSDEDTCEVVRDVLVDLHGDREAWEAWRDGESVSRAERVRLQGYDPCNATLESEYYAEKDEDRFQRSKHLQWLWRQFDATPMADNVEFALRFRQMLGNHLFAECGDNCRFFKGISVTYGHNIEVGDNVVIHDDVHLDDRGKLTIGDRASISDGVHLYSHDHDIVDQTTVRNFHTIVEDDARVTYDAMVRAGCRIGENSVVGARSVVQGDVPDHHIVVGSPARSVRVKPGWEETAEELEDGRLPDNQDDREIEYELPDDLAQFDEFGRDLQPPDVENPSPPPTDQ
- a CDS encoding aldo/keto reductase, with the protein product MQHRELGNSGVEVSEIGFGAWVVGTDWWGDRSDEQAVGMVEDALDAGVTYVDTGDVYGHGDSEEIIGKAIDGRRDEVTLSTKIGYDFYDNPQAGHGELPKELNREYLTEAFEASLDRLDTDYVDVLQLHNADVDEVTPEVRDLLAEWKADGRVRALGWALGPSIGWLAEGDAAVEYEEFDAVQTVFNLFEQEPGRHFVDTIRESGSDTSVIARVPHSSGLLNEQVTPDTVLEDGDHRSHRPKEWYETGWEKVEAIRFLEEPDHAEGTRTMAQAAIRWLLAHDEVASVTPTFRDGDDIAEWSAASDVPSLSEAEYERLDDLYARNFDIDRDDGMDVLRTSVDGDDIEAAGLDKRAASY
- a CDS encoding helix-turn-helix domain-containing protein, with amino-acid sequence MREVTLRIHHAGEPECEVSARHPEVRYRSVSSMTGSGPERKRIAELTGPSAEIEAFVEEFREFDLIVSAEPLAPIEGTHAYVALTIDAEAADWEGIGDRFSRMGIHYRTGTTISGGVERWTAYLEDDDDLSAVMRELERGGNEVELARNVELASIERSPQLPASGLLDDLTDRQREVLATAIAAGYYDHEGGVGVEEVAAELGLGSTTVWEHLSRAESTVMNALFDRFAEGEPVTAVRETDRSDRS
- a CDS encoding IS6 family transposase, which encodes MPENDRLSGCLDEINLEFVEREATPKLLMKLSIQLHLSGLSLSNTVSFLEVFGVDRVRSTVHNWVHKADLQPESDRNPNHVAVDETVIQLDTEQYWLYAAVDPESNDLLHTRLEPTRNNAIADRFFAELREKHDVDDAIFLVDGAAPLQRACRKHGLDFRYERHGNRNSVERVFREVKRRTTSFSNCFSNAEAETANEWLRSFAFAWNQLI
- a CDS encoding M28 family peptidase; this translates as MTELPDRVVGDARTSDFGWNLLTDLTDIGNRMAGSAGERRGAERVVEAFEAAGLRNAGLDEFEIPGWWRGDSSLSVSGPVERHHEHSHEVIALPGTPSGEATAPLVDVGDGTDEEFAAAGDALEGAVAMASSRTPESHDRWIHRMEKYVAAAERGAVGFVFRNHIEGALPPTGEVGYHNRPGPIPAVGVSKEVGDRLSRLAKGAGTEGDGDPADDERPTVSLDVDCRNEPTTSVNAVAEVGPDTDEAVYLTAHVDAHDVSDGANDNGAGSALVAEVGRLLATVEDDLDTRVRLVTFGSEEIGLWGAYHAAETTPREEIACVVNLDGGCSSRNLRVGTNGFDGMRSVFESATDAFDAPLATGETISPHGDQWAFVQEGIPAVMVSTTSDQSGRGWGHTHADTLDKLDSRDLGEVATLVAASVYRFATGDVEATHRSRESIRDAIDEGYVEELKTGGRWPYEE